A DNA window from Anaerocolumna sp. AGMB13020 contains the following coding sequences:
- the topA gene encoding type I DNA topoisomerase, producing the protein MNLVIVESPAKAKTIKKFLGANYEVVASNGHVRDLPKSQLGIDTTNDYEPKYITIRGKGDLLAKLRKEVKKADKIYLATDPDREGEAISWHLTKTLKLEDSTCSRITFNEITKNAVKASIKQARDIDMNLVDSQQTRRILDRMVGYSISPLLWAKVKRGLSAGRVQSVALRIICDREDEINAFLPEEYWSLEGSFQVEGEKKPLTAKLITSSLEKKSISSEQELNEILKDLDKADYKISEIKRGERQKKPPLPFTTSTLQQEAAKTLNFSTSKTMRLAQQLYEGIDIKGHGTIGLITYLRTDSVRISEEAENFAREFIEKNYGSSYNTEAEEKKNTGKKIQDAHEAIRPTYTDLTPVIVKESLSRDLFRLYQLIWKRFVGSRMAPARYETINVKIDAKGYKFSTSASKMIFDGYLSVYAEEEENESHAMLKDISEESKVKFLEFNPAQHFTQAPPHYTEASLVKTLEELGIGRPSTYSPTISTILARRYIVKENKNLYVTELGEVVNNIMKEAFSTIVDVNFTANLESLLDKVEDGSVYWKTVVRNFYPDLDEAVNKAKDSLEEVKIEDEKTDIICEECGRNMVIKYGPHGKFLACPGFPECRNTKPYLEKIGVACPLCGKDVVIRKTKKGRKYYGCENNPECEFMSWQKPTDQKCPKCGNVLIEKGNSLVCLDDKCGGIVVNK; encoded by the coding sequence ATGAATCTAGTTATTGTTGAATCACCAGCAAAAGCTAAAACAATCAAAAAATTTTTAGGTGCTAACTACGAAGTGGTGGCTTCAAACGGACATGTTAGAGACTTACCAAAAAGTCAGCTGGGTATTGATACTACGAATGATTATGAACCGAAATATATTACCATAAGAGGCAAAGGAGATCTTCTGGCAAAGCTCAGAAAAGAAGTGAAAAAAGCAGATAAAATTTATCTTGCAACTGACCCTGACCGTGAGGGTGAGGCGATTTCCTGGCATCTTACGAAGACTTTGAAACTTGAAGATAGTACCTGCAGCAGGATTACTTTTAACGAAATAACCAAAAATGCAGTGAAAGCTTCCATAAAACAGGCCAGAGATATCGATATGAATCTTGTGGATTCTCAGCAGACCAGAAGAATACTAGACCGTATGGTAGGTTATAGTATAAGCCCGCTCCTTTGGGCAAAGGTAAAAAGAGGGCTGAGTGCCGGACGTGTTCAATCCGTCGCACTTCGTATAATCTGCGATCGGGAAGATGAAATCAATGCTTTTTTACCGGAAGAATACTGGTCACTGGAAGGCAGCTTTCAGGTTGAAGGTGAGAAAAAACCTTTAACAGCCAAGCTGATTACTTCCTCTCTGGAAAAGAAGAGTATCTCATCAGAACAGGAATTAAACGAGATATTAAAAGATCTTGACAAAGCGGATTATAAGATTTCTGAAATTAAGAGAGGCGAAAGACAGAAAAAACCGCCGTTGCCCTTTACTACCAGTACTTTGCAGCAGGAAGCCGCCAAGACCTTGAATTTCTCAACGTCAAAGACCATGCGACTGGCGCAGCAGCTTTATGAAGGTATTGATATCAAAGGCCATGGAACCATTGGTTTAATAACCTACTTAAGAACAGATTCCGTTCGTATATCCGAAGAAGCGGAGAACTTTGCCCGTGAATTCATTGAGAAGAACTATGGCAGCAGCTATAATACCGAGGCAGAAGAAAAAAAGAATACTGGAAAGAAGATACAGGATGCCCATGAGGCAATCAGACCCACCTATACAGATCTGACACCGGTAATCGTGAAGGAATCCCTAAGCAGAGATTTATTCAGGTTATACCAGCTTATATGGAAACGATTTGTAGGCAGCAGAATGGCGCCGGCCAGATATGAGACCATTAATGTTAAAATAGATGCAAAGGGATATAAATTCAGTACATCTGCATCTAAAATGATTTTTGACGGATATCTCAGCGTTTATGCGGAAGAAGAAGAAAATGAAAGCCATGCAATGTTAAAGGATATTTCGGAAGAATCCAAAGTGAAGTTTCTGGAGTTCAATCCCGCCCAGCATTTTACCCAGGCACCACCTCACTATACAGAGGCGTCTCTTGTCAAGACACTGGAGGAACTGGGTATTGGAAGACCCAGTACGTATTCCCCTACGATATCTACAATTTTAGCAAGAAGGTATATCGTGAAGGAGAATAAGAATCTCTATGTGACAGAACTTGGTGAAGTTGTTAACAATATTATGAAGGAAGCATTTTCAACAATTGTTGATGTTAACTTTACAGCAAACCTGGAATCACTTCTGGATAAAGTGGAAGACGGCAGTGTTTATTGGAAAACTGTTGTAAGAAATTTCTACCCCGATCTGGATGAAGCTGTCAATAAAGCAAAAGACAGTTTGGAAGAAGTCAAGATAGAAGATGAGAAGACTGATATTATCTGTGAGGAATGCGGAAGGAACATGGTAATCAAATATGGACCCCACGGAAAATTTTTAGCATGTCCAGGTTTTCCTGAATGCAGGAATACAAAACCTTATCTTGAAAAAATCGGTGTAGCCTGCCCGTTATGCGGGAAGGATGTGGTTATTCGTAAGACAAAGAAAGGGCGTAAGTACTACGGATGTGAGAATAATCCGGAATGTGAATTTATGTCCTGGCAGAAACCTACGGATCAAAAATGCCCTAAATGTGGAAATGTGCTTATTGAAAAAGGTAATTCTTTGGTATGCCTCGATGATAAATGTGGCGGTATTGTTGTGAATAAATAA
- the codY gene encoding GTP-sensing pleiotropic transcriptional regulator CodY, protein MSVQLLDKTRKINKLLHNNNSHKVVFNDICEVLSEILESNILVISKKGKVLGIKNREDIVEIKELIKDAVGGYIDQMLNERLLNILSTKENVNLLTLGFELDTDISYQAIIIPIDIAGERLGTLFLYKSIKPYDLDDIILSEYGTTVVGLEMMRSVNEENAEESRKVQIVKSAISTLSFSELEAIIHIFEELEGNEGILVASKIADRVGITRSVIVNALRKFESAGVIESRSSGMKGTYIKVLNDVVFDELKKLNK, encoded by the coding sequence ATGAGTGTACAGTTGCTCGATAAGACGAGAAAGATTAATAAGCTATTACACAATAACAATTCTCACAAGGTAGTTTTTAATGATATCTGTGAAGTGTTAAGCGAGATTCTGGAATCCAATATTCTGGTAATCAGCAAAAAAGGTAAGGTTCTGGGTATTAAGAACAGAGAAGATATCGTAGAAATCAAGGAATTAATCAAAGATGCCGTAGGTGGTTATATTGACCAGATGTTAAATGAGCGTCTGCTTAATATTCTTTCTACCAAAGAGAATGTTAATCTATTGACACTTGGCTTTGAGCTTGATACAGATATTAGCTATCAAGCAATTATTATTCCTATCGATATTGCAGGGGAGAGGCTTGGGACATTGTTTTTATATAAGAGCATAAAGCCTTACGACCTGGACGATATTATTCTCAGTGAATACGGTACCACAGTTGTTGGACTTGAAATGATGCGTTCTGTAAATGAAGAGAATGCGGAAGAGAGCCGGAAGGTTCAGATTGTTAAATCGGCAATCAGTACTTTGTCCTTTTCTGAATTGGAAGCAATTATTCATATCTTTGAGGAACTGGAAGGAAATGAAGGTATTCTGGTAGCCAGCAAGATTGCTGACAGGGTCGGTATAACCAGATCGGTGATTGTGAATGCTCTTCGTAAATTTGAAAGTGCCGGAGTTATTGAATCACGTTCCTCCGGTATGAAAGGTACTTATATAAAAGTACTTAATGATGTTGTTTTCGATGAGCTTAAAAAACTGAACAAGTAA
- the fliE gene encoding flagellar hook-basal body complex protein FliE, translated as MDITLLNGISGINAYSANNTGVEKATRNDAFDSVFQSALSMLKETNDLSNAAKEAEVSFALGLSNNTYDLQVAQEKANLSLQYTVQVRNKVIEAYKEIMNLQF; from the coding sequence ATGGATATTACACTGCTTAATGGAATATCGGGTATAAATGCATATAGTGCTAATAATACAGGGGTGGAGAAAGCCACAAGGAATGATGCGTTTGATAGTGTATTCCAATCTGCTCTTTCTATGTTAAAAGAAACAAATGATTTATCGAATGCTGCAAAAGAAGCTGAGGTTTCCTTTGCGTTAGGGCTGTCTAATAACACTTATGACCTTCAGGTTGCTCAGGAAAAAGCTAACCTGTCACTACAGTACACTGTTCAGGTAAGAAATAAGGTAATAGAAGCTTATAAAGAGATTATGAATCTCCAATTCTAA
- the flgC gene encoding flagellar basal body rod protein FlgC has product MSVIDAMNISASGMSAQRLRMDVISQNIANVNTTRDENGNVVRRKIVVFEERNQSPFSKILGGKINEAMGNGVKVTEVKEDTTTPMNVVYDPSHPDADEEGYVTYPNINTVTEMANLIDASRAYDANVTAFNSIKSMALKGLEVGK; this is encoded by the coding sequence ATGTCAGTTATTGATGCAATGAATATAAGTGCCAGCGGTATGTCAGCACAAAGACTTCGTATGGATGTCATATCGCAAAATATTGCTAATGTCAATACTACAAGAGATGAAAATGGAAATGTGGTAAGGCGTAAGATCGTAGTATTTGAGGAACGTAACCAGAGTCCCTTTTCTAAAATTCTTGGGGGAAAGATAAATGAAGCTATGGGAAATGGTGTGAAGGTTACAGAGGTGAAAGAGGATACTACCACACCGATGAATGTTGTTTATGATCCATCACATCCAGATGCTGATGAAGAAGGTTATGTAACTTATCCAAACATTAATACGGTAACGGAAATGGCCAATTTAATTGATGCTTCCAGAGCATATGATGCCAATGTTACTGCATTTAATTCAATAAAAAGTATGGCGTTAAAGGGATTGGAAGTAGGAAAATAA
- the flgB gene encoding flagellar basal body rod protein FlgB, which yields MINSDLFNYVNVLNKAADAMWTRGQLLANNLANVSTPGYKRQDIEFQTYLANALKGPGNLDQKVAGIDLKSIASTVYTDNSSLSYRLDGNNVDIDTESAKVAENQINHSAMLEAMSHEFSRIRTALSNN from the coding sequence ATGATTAATTCAGATTTATTCAATTATGTAAACGTACTGAATAAGGCGGCCGATGCAATGTGGACAAGGGGTCAGTTGTTAGCCAATAATCTTGCCAATGTCAGTACACCAGGATATAAACGACAGGATATCGAATTCCAGACTTATTTAGCCAATGCACTCAAGGGACCTGGCAATCTCGACCAGAAAGTTGCTGGTATAGACTTGAAATCAATAGCATCAACTGTCTATACGGATAATTCGTCCTTAAGCTACAGGCTGGACGGTAATAATGTTGATATAGATACGGAATCTGCTAAAGTAGCAGAGAATCAAATTAACCATAGTGCTATGCTTGAAGCTATGTCACACGAATTTAGCAGAATAAGAACAGCATTGTCTAATAATTAG